Proteins encoded together in one Bradyrhizobium sp. CB82 window:
- a CDS encoding globin domain-containing protein codes for MDAVQQELVQTTFARLAAMPEVAGALFYERLFATNPNFRPLFRNNMRIQGVKLMSMLAMVVYNLPALDQLSPAIHDLAVRHVEYGVKLADYDAVREALLWTLEQALGEDLTPAVREAWTVCYDELAGEMKAAAGV; via the coding sequence GTGGATGCTGTGCAGCAGGAGCTCGTTCAGACCACCTTCGCCCGGCTGGCGGCGATGCCTGAGGTCGCCGGGGCGTTGTTCTACGAGCGGCTATTCGCCACCAATCCGAATTTCCGGCCGCTCTTCAGAAACAACATGCGTATTCAGGGCGTCAAGCTAATGAGCATGCTCGCTATGGTCGTCTACAATCTACCCGCGCTGGATCAACTTTCGCCTGCGATCCATGACCTTGCCGTCCGCCATGTCGAGTACGGGGTTAAGCTCGCCGACTACGACGCGGTGCGGGAAGCGTTGCTCTGGACGCTCGAACAGGCGCTTGGAGAGGATCTCACGCCAGCTGTTCGTGAGGCGTGGACGGTCTGCTACGATGAACTCGCGGGTGAAATGAAAGCGGCGGCCGGCGTCTGA
- a CDS encoding helix-turn-helix domain-containing protein, protein MLVIPWAALSPLISGGRLERPFRLAGASPLGSLLGAAIDAVKGQAPLLSNEHGEAVLRNLCGLVALSCNISNEGINGGRDSLQSARLAAAKRYVDLHLADPSLTAASAAAALGISARQLHRLFEANNVSFARYVSRERLLRCRDAVADATGTGRSVIDIAFGWGFNSMATFYRAFASEFGSPPTMLRAASQGRENGQRTTGKDTS, encoded by the coding sequence ATGCTGGTCATCCCGTGGGCTGCACTCTCGCCGCTTATAAGCGGGGGTCGACTGGAACGCCCGTTTCGGTTGGCCGGTGCCTCGCCGCTCGGCTCGCTGCTCGGCGCAGCTATTGATGCGGTGAAGGGGCAAGCCCCGCTGCTCTCCAACGAACACGGTGAAGCCGTGCTGCGCAATCTCTGCGGTCTCGTGGCACTGAGCTGTAACATCTCCAACGAAGGCATCAATGGGGGGCGGGATTCGCTACAATCGGCGCGGCTCGCGGCCGCCAAGCGTTACGTCGACCTGCATCTCGCCGATCCTTCCTTGACCGCCGCCAGCGCCGCGGCCGCACTCGGCATCTCGGCGCGCCAGTTGCATCGCCTGTTCGAGGCAAACAATGTCAGTTTCGCCCGATACGTTTCGCGCGAGCGACTGCTCCGGTGCCGCGACGCCGTCGCCGACGCGACGGGAACCGGCCGATCGGTGATCGATATAGCTTTTGGCTGGGGGTTCAACAGTATGGCGACGTTTTATCGCGCGTTCGCAAGCGAGTTCGGTAGCCCGCCCACCATGCTGCGTGCGGCGTCGCAAGGACGAGAGAATGGCCAGCGCACGACAGGAAAGGACACATCGTGA